The genomic region TGGCGAGAATCCTAAACTTCAGCCCTGTCTCTTTCTCCTTAGCGATAAAGGGAGGAAATTTTTGTCTGTTTCGTCCGATAGAGGTATATTTACACACAGATAGTGTGGTGTGGCTAGACGATCGAGGATATGGCAAAAACTGAATTGAAACTGTGTCTGGGGGCGCCATCGCGTGTGGATGGACGATCTGGGCACCTGTGGTTTCCAACCCTTCATCCCTTAGGGGGGGAGGGGGTTCTCTGTATCGCGGCGGTCACCTCCGATCGGCCCCAGGGTGTGTGGCCGGCTGCCGCCTATTGGTCCCGAGATAGTGGTTCTTCTTGGCAGAAAGTCCCCGAGGTTATCCACTATGCCTTGGCCTCGATCTTGATCAAACCGGGGGACCTTTTATTGCTGCCCTACGAGCTTGCCCCTGCCTCGTGTGTAGATCATTGCAGTGCTACAGCGCAGGGAACTCGTCTCATTCTCAAAGATAGCGGTACCGTTACCGCAACCCCGCAGCAGGTGCAATTCGATAATTTCCCCCGAGATATCGCAATTCATTCCCACGGCGGGTTGCGCATGGTGACCGGTGGCAATGTGCTCGGTCTGGCAGATGGTTCTCTATTTACCACGCTGTATGGCCGATTCATCGGGGAGGAGCGCTATTCGCTATTGGGAATGGTGAGTCACGATAATGGTTACCATTGGTCGTTTCGGGCACAGCTCGCCGACGGTTGGGACCTCCCCAATAGTCCAGAAGGACCTAGCGAATCCGCCACCATTACCGGCACTGATGGAAGATTACTTTGTCTTTATCGAGTGGGTAGTGGGGCAGGCCGGAGCTACTATCGCAGCGAAAGTACCGATGATGGCTATCACTGGAGTTCGCCACGTCCGGTATTGTGTGTGGGGTCGGTTAAACCCCAATTGATCAGTCTTGAAAACGGTACCCTACTTTTAACAGGGGGCCGACCTGGTTTGACTTTGTGGATTTCCCACGATGATGGCTTGGTCTGGCGTTCTTTCGATTTGGTGGCCCACCACAATGCCACGATGAGCGATCCTACCCAGTACTTCAAGGAGCCTTCGGCAAAGCCCAGCATAACTACCAGTTATAGTGCGCTCTGTCCGTTGGGTCCCAAAACGGCATTGGTGTGTTACGACCGGTTGGGTAATGGTTGGGGGGGGGGCTCCTGGTCCCCATGGAACTGAAGATGTGATTTACTGTCTGCGGGTGGATATTGTGTCCTCCCTTACTACCGGTGAGCATAATTCCTCAAGTGAATACAGATGAATAAATGGAGATAACTATAATGTTGGCGATACTAAAATTTTTCTTCACACAAAAAGAAACGCTCCTGGGAATACTGCTGGGATTGATGTTGGGAGTGGAGGCCCGTGGCGAAACAACTGGGGAACTATTATGGCCATTGATAACAGAAAACAAGCCCCAAGGCTCTCAATTAATTTCCGAGACACCAAGCATCCCTCCACCTGCTCCGTCTTCTCCATCACTAGAGCGGTTGTCGTTTGAACCGGAAATGGTACTGATCCCCGCAGGAAGTTTTATGATGGGCTCGCCACCCAGCGAAAAGGGTCGTGATTCTGATGAAGAACCAGTTCACCTTGTGCAGATAGCGGCCTTTGAGATGGGCAGGTACGAGGTGACCTTTGCGCAATGGGATGTGTGTGCGGATGATGATGGTTGTAGCTATAAACCTAATGATAATGGTTGGGGACGTGGCAACCAACCCATCATTGGCGTTTCCTGGAATTATGCTCAAGAATATGTGAATTGGTTGAGTCGTAAAACAGGTAAGCATTACCGATTACCGACCGAGGCTGAGTGGGAGTATGCCGCGCGCGCTGGGACTACCTCGCCCTATTGGTGGGGTAACCAGGCCAGCCATGAAAGTGCGAATTATGGAAAGGATAAGTGTTGTGATGGGTTAGCGATTGGAAGGGATCAGTGGCAATATACGGCGCCGGTAGGCTCGTTTAGTCCCAATCGCTGGGGGCTGTATGACACGGCGGGAAATGTCTGGGAATGGACGTGTTCCATCCATAAAGATCGCTATGACGGTTCAGAACAGCGTTGTGATGATGGTAAGGATTTCTCGAAAGAACCGCGAGTAATTCGTGGTGGTTCCTGGTTCGATACCCCCGAAAATATTCGCGCAGCGGTCCATGATTGGCTTACCCCTGATTACCGAGATGTTAATACTGGTTTTCGCGTCGCTAGAATGTTGATACCTTAGAACCGAGAATTTTATAATTTGTGCAATTGTAGGTAGGGACCCGAATGCAGTGAGGAATAGACCGCATTATTCGCACTGTATTCAACCAGCGATGGTCATGCCATGGTTGTACACCAAAATCAGAGAAATACATATTGTGCTAAAACATAGTCACTCGATTGATGTGGTTCGTTCCTCACTGTATCCTACGCGGGTTTGAGCTAACTAACGCAAGTTGCCACCTATTCGGTGAGAAACGAAAAGGCCTCTCTCCCTCCGGGAGGGGGGAGAAAATGGCGCTAGGTGGCGACTTGAGTTTGTTAGTCTGGAAGAACTTAGGCCATACTACCTTCCATGAATACGCAGCA from Gammaproteobacteria bacterium harbors:
- a CDS encoding Sialidase domain-containing protein; this translates as MAKTELKLCLGAPSRVDGRSGHLWFPTLHPLGGEGVLCIAAVTSDRPQGVWPAAAYWSRDSGSSWQKVPEVIHYALASILIKPGDLLLLPYELAPASCVDHCSATAQGTRLILKDSGTVTATPQQVQFDNFPRDIAIHSHGGLRMVTGGNVLGLADGSLFTTLYGRFIGEERYSLLGMVSHDNGYHWSFRAQLADGWDLPNSPEGPSESATITGTDGRLLCLYRVGSGAGRSYYRSESTDDGYHWSSPRPVLCVGSVKPQLISLENGTLLLTGGRPGLTLWISHDDGLVWRSFDLVAHHNATMSDPTQYFKEPSAKPSITTSYSALCPLGPKTALVCYDRLGNGWGGGSWSPWN
- a CDS encoding formylglycine-generating enzyme → MLAILKFFFTQKETLLGILLGLMLGVEARGETTGELLWPLITENKPQGSQLISETPSIPPPAPSSPSLERLSFEPEMVLIPAGSFMMGSPPSEKGRDSDEEPVHLVQIAAFEMGRYEVTFAQWDVCADDDGCSYKPNDNGWGRGNQPIIGVSWNYAQEYVNWLSRKTGKHYRLPTEAEWEYAARAGTTSPYWWGNQASHESANYGKDKCCDGLAIGRDQWQYTAPVGSFSPNRWGLYDTAGNVWEWTCSIHKDRYDGSEQRCDDGKDFSKEPRVIRGGSWFDTPENIRAAVHDWLTPDYRDVNTGFRVARMLIP
- a CDS encoding hypothetical protein (Evidence 5 : Unknown function), with the translated sequence MWFVPHCILRGFELTNASCHLFGEKRKGLSPSGRGEKMALGGDLSLLVWKNLGHTTFHEYAANYLDEVLRYTPENQDFRGVREIMRKK